From a region of the Theobroma cacao cultivar B97-61/B2 chromosome 8, Criollo_cocoa_genome_V2, whole genome shotgun sequence genome:
- the LOC18591754 gene encoding leucine-rich repeat extensin-like protein 3 — translation MAYYYSSPPPPSPSPPPPPLPCNHVTAPPPPKHHHHHHHMPSPPHHHHGHHKTPPAPPPPPPPPPPPYQVSPPTPTTLPVSPPKAAPNAPPPSHYRAPPKPTPSTPSSPAPVPLPHPATPGTPPSKGSPPKPSHPPSPGKGPTPPPKLPPCKVPPPAAAPGPYIGKTPPTPHKVTPPHSAPPAKPPKSSSPPYSPPTLYVPPPKPTPGGLSPAPSPALYETTPPFSSLPPSSNAAAPPTPGGNHTTIIVVCASLGGAFFLAFLLVGLICLAKKKKKPVMVPAAAPCSDEEHEQACETTPTNPYAEQSVAVPIGDDAHIHQAIGTAAVGSHVGASGSPHCEPGLDGCSSHHRANY, via the coding sequence ATGGCCTATTATTACAGTTCTCCACCACCACCGTCACcatctcctcctcctcctcctcttccATGCAACCATGTCACGGCACCACCTCCACCAAaacaccaccaccaccatcacCACATGCCATCGCcaccacatcatcatcatggcCACCATAAGACTCCACCCGCACCCCCGCCCCCGCCCCCGCCCCCGCCACCACCTTATCAAGTTTCTCCACCAACCCCGACAACCCTCCCAGTATCACCTCCAAAAGCAGCTCCAAATGCACCGCCACCATCACATTACCGTGCACCGCCAAAACCAACTCCAAGTACCCCTTCTAGTCCAGCTCCAGTGCCCTTGCCGCATCCTGCAACCCCAGGTACTCCTCCAAGTAAGGGATCACCTCCTAAACCCTCACATCCACCAAGCCCTGGTAAAGGTCCAACCCCACCACCAAAATTGCCACCATGTAAAGTGCCACCGCCAGCAGCTGCACCAGGCCCATACATTGGTAAAACACCTCCTACTCCCCACAAGGTAACACCACCGCACTCTGCACCGCCAGCTAAACCACCAAAATCTTCATCACCTCCATACTCGCCACCAACTCTTTACGTGCCACCACCAAAACCAACACCGGGAGGCTTATCTCCCGCACCATCACCAGCTCTTTATGAGACAACCCCACCTTTCAGTTCTTTGCCACCATCATCAAACGCAGCAGCACCACCAACACCAGGAGGCAACCACACAACTATTATCGTCGTGTGCGCTTCTCTCGGTGGTGCCTTTTTCCTCGCATTCCTTTTGGTTGGTCTCATTTGTCTagcgaaaaagaaaaagaagccgGTGATGGTTCCTGCAGCAGCACCTTGCTCTGACGAAGAACATGAACAAGCCTGCGAGACAACCCCAACAAACCCATATGCAGAACAATCTGTGGCAGTACCAATTGGGGACGACGCTCATATTCACCAAGCTATAGGCACCGCCGCTGTTGGTTCACATGTTGGGGCCTCGGGTAGCCCTCATTGTGAACCAGGGCTCGATGGCTGTTCTTCTCATCACCGAGCTaactattaa
- the LOC18591756 gene encoding formin-like protein 3, which produces MTGYLYYSPPPPPPPPPPPPPKCNHTMTPPPPPPPPPPPPQCNHTMLPPPPPPPPPPPPPNCNHTIPPLPPPTPPPCCVSPPIESPMALPPHYGPPTLGPQPPPGPPDHTVIIAVFVSLGGAFFLAFLAVGLFCLAKKKKRPIPPPCVEEHRHVEETITTGPCGDQTVTVTIDDDIRVHEAAEVGAAAVGSHAEPPDCDRPAGSHAEGHFRTG; this is translated from the coding sequence ATGACTGGCTACCTATATTACtccccaccaccaccaccaccaccaccaccaccgcCGCCTCCTAAATGCAACCATACCATGACGCCACCTCCAcctccaccaccaccaccgcCTCCACCTCAATGCAACCATACCATGCTGccgccaccaccaccaccaccccCACCCCCACCCCCACCCAATTGTAACCATACTATACCACCTCTTCCACCTCCAACACCACCGCCATGTTGCGTAAGCCCCCCAATTGAATCTCCAATGGCACTTCCACCGCATTATGGGCCTCCAACACTAGGACCACAACCACCTCCGGGTCCACCTGACCACACGGTTATTATAGCTGTATTCGTCTCACTAGGCGGCGCCTTCTTCCTCGCATTCCTAGCAGTTGGTCTCTTCTGCTTGgctaagaagaagaagaggccGATTCCTCCCCCTTGCGTTGAGGAACATCGACATGTCGAAGAGACCATCACCACTGGTCCATGCGGGGATCAGACCGTAACTGTCACCATAGACGACGATATTCGAGTTCACGAAGCTGCTGAGGTTGGAGCTGCTGCTGTTGGTTCGCATGCTGAACCACCCGATTGTGATAGGCCGGCGGGCTCTCATGCTGAAGGCCATTTCAGGACTGGCTAG
- the LOC108660443 gene encoding purine permease 1-like, with product MRKALLVINGIVLAIGKCGGPLLMRAYFIHGGKRFWFSSWLTTGGWPIILFPIACAYMYRRRTEPTSKNKLFLMRPPLFVASAVIGILTGVDDYLYSYGVALLPVSTCSIVIASQLAFTAAFAFILVKQKFTSYSVNAVFLLTVGAGVLALRASSDRPDTESNRKYALGFIMTLAAAALYGFVLPLVELMYKKTKQEMSYALVMEIEMVNCLFATGFCTVGMLVNNDFKVIPREAREFDLGETKYYVVAIWSAIIWQFFFLGATGVIFCASSLVSGIIIAVVLPVIEILAVIFYKENFQAEKGVALALSVWGFISYFYGEMKQSKKKISTPETEMPPEPNHMESA from the exons ATGAGGAAAGCTCTCCTAGTAATAAACGGTATCGTCCTAGCTATAGGGAAATGCGGCGGTCCACTTCTGATGCGCGCCTACTTCATCCATGGTGGGAAACGATTCTGGTTCTCGAGCTGGCTCACAACTGGTGGTTGGCCCATCATCCTTTTCCCCATCGCCTGTGCTTACATGTACCGTCGCAGGACCGAACCCACATCAAAAAACAAGCTTTTCCTCATGAGACCTCCCTTGTTCGTTGCCTCCGCAGTCATCGGAATTCTTACAGGCGTTGACGACTACCTCTACTCCTATGGCGTGGCCCTGCTCCCCGTTTCAACTTGTTCTATAGTCATTGCCTCGCAGCTGGCTTTCACAGCAGCGTTTGCTTTCATTTTGGTGAAGCAAAAGTTCACTTCTTATTCCGTAAACGCTGTGTTTTTGTTAACTGTAGGAGCAGGTGTTCTAGCTTTACGAGCGAGCAGTGACCGGCCTGATACTGAATCAAACAGGAAATACGCTTTAGGGTTTATAATGACTCTGGCTGCAGCGGCCTTGTATGGATTTGTTTTGCCCCTGGTGGAGTTAATGTACAAGAAGACAAAGCAAGAAATGAGCTACGCCCTTGTCATGGAGATTGAGATGGTGAATTGTTTGTTTGCTACTGGTTTTTGCACTGTTGGGATGCTGGTTAACAACGATTTCAAG GTAATTCCAAGGGAAGCAAGGGAATTCGACCTTGGGGAAACAAAGTATTATGTTGTTGCGATTTGGAGTGCAATAATATGGCAGTTTTTCTTCTTGGGAGCAACAGGAGTAATCTTTTGTGCTTCATCCTTGGTATCGGGTATTATAATTGCGGTTGTATTACCTGTAATAGAGATTCTGGCAGTAATTTTctacaaagaaaattttcaagcaGAGAAGGGTGTAGCTCTTGCACTCTCAGTCTGGGGCTTCATTTCATACTTTTATGGTGAGATGAagcaaagcaagaaaaagatatCAACTCCTGAAACAGAAATGCCACCAGAGCCCAATCATATGGAAAGtgcttaa